From Vibrio splendidus, a single genomic window includes:
- a CDS encoding YciI family protein: MWYVIFSQDVENSLEKRLSVRPQHLERLQTLHDEGRLLTAGPMPAIDSDNPGEAGFTGSTVIAEFNSLDDAQAWADADPYIAAGVYQNVIVKPFKKVF; this comes from the coding sequence ATGTGGTACGTGATTTTTTCTCAAGACGTCGAAAATTCATTAGAAAAACGCCTAAGTGTTCGCCCACAACATCTAGAACGCCTACAAACACTTCACGATGAAGGCCGCCTTTTGACAGCAGGTCCAATGCCAGCGATTGATTCAGATAACCCTGGTGAAGCGGGCTTCACAGGCTCTACTGTGATTGCTGAATTTAATTCTTTAGACGATGCACAGGCATGGGCAGACGCAGACCCGTACATTGCTGCTGGTGTGTACCAAAATGTGAT
- the yciA gene encoding acyl-CoA thioester hydrolase YciA, which produces MTIQSTLNPIGSLLLRTLAMPSDTNAAGQIFGGWIMSQLDLAGGILAKEISNGKIVTVSVSSIEFKQPVSVGDVVCVYGDCTKIGRSSMNIDLEVWVKPVLDHGIGDRYKVCGATFNYVAVDESGKPRPINK; this is translated from the coding sequence ATGACTATTCAATCAACTTTGAACCCGATTGGTTCTTTACTTCTTCGCACTTTGGCGATGCCTTCTGATACCAATGCAGCAGGCCAGATTTTCGGTGGTTGGATAATGTCTCAGCTCGACCTTGCTGGCGGGATACTGGCGAAAGAGATCTCTAACGGCAAGATAGTCACGGTTTCAGTATCGAGTATCGAGTTCAAACAACCAGTTTCAGTGGGTGATGTGGTATGTGTTTATGGTGACTGCACCAAGATTGGTCGTAGCTCGATGAATATCGACCTAGAAGTATGGGTTAAGCCGGTACTTGATCACGGCATCGGCGATCGTTACAAGGTATGTGGCGCGACATTCAACTACGTTGCTGTAGATGAAAGCGGTAAACCTCGCCCAATCAACAAATAG